CGTCTATAATTGTTTTTAGTTAACGTCAGTTTTATTTCGGGAAGGTATTCGAGTACCTGTTCGGTATAGATGTTATCAGTGTAGCTATACCGTTAAGCGGATAGCCACTTAGCCGCGTACTCACCTTGGTAAACTAAGCAGATGACTAGCGGCCGGGGCTCAGTAAGCTTTTGTTAGCTCAGGTTGTTATTGCGTTCGATAGGGATATCCGAGAGATATTCTATAAACTCCACCTCGTAGCCTGTCGGATCGATAAAGTACACGTTTTTGCGGTAGGGGTTTGATGCGCCAACTTTATCAACCGCAAAGCCTGCGGCGGTAAGTCGCTCGATAACTGCGTCTAGATTTTTTACCTGATAGCCGAAATGAGCGAGACCAACGAGATGACCTGTATTGTCTCTAAGCTCTCCTTCACCGTGATCACTAAACGACAAATATTGATAATCGTCGCCTAAATGCAACCAGTTTCGCGCTTTACCATACCACTCGCCGCTACCTTCGCTGCGAACACGCCAGTGAGGGAAAGCCGCTTGGTAGAACTTCAGGCTGGCGGGAATGTTTTGACGACTAAATTGACATGTTCTAACTGCATGTTAGCTCCTTATTTGGCTTAAGTTCGGCTTTAATTTGGCATAAGCCCGGTTTCAGTTTGGCTTATTTGTATTGCATTGTTTTGCTTAGCAGCTCTGCTAATGCGTGAATGAATTTACGTTGTTTGCGCGTTTGGCATTCCGTTGGCTTGTTACTCTCTGCTTTACTTTCGCTATCAGTATTTTGCACATCAATACTGTCGCTATTGGCACAATTCGCTATTGATTGACTAGCCAGTGTAATAGAGGTCATTTCGCTACTCCTTGTGATTAAGTTATGAGCATGTTAAAACCTCAAGTTAGGTTTAGGTAAAGTGTTTTTTGAAACTTTTTTGCAGAGTAACTAGGGCGTGTTGAGCTTTCAGGGTTGTTTTTGCAGCAGTCTGTTTGGGTTTTATACAAGGCGGCACTTGTGCAGTGTAGTCATTCTCCATAAATAAGTGCCAACACAGTAGAAAATTCAAACAGACGCTGCCCTGCGGGTTCATCTAAACGCTTCCTGCTCATTGTTGCTCGCTTCTTGCGTAGAACGACTATGCGACAAAGCGAGCGCCGCGATCAGAAAGCGTTTAGATTGAACAAAATTCAATCTCGAAAGATCAACACGCCCTAGATTGTGTTGAGGGACTGATATGCTAGAAGAAGCGAACTGGACGGTTGGCAGAGTTGCTAAGCGTTGTGGTGTGAAAGTGTCGACACTCCATTATTACGAGCGTCAGGGGCTTATTAGAAGTTGGCGTAACGATGGTAACCAGCGTCGATATAAGGCGGATGTACTAAGGCGCATCTCTGTTATCAAAGCGGCGCAAAAAATGGGTATCTCGTTGGCTGATATCAAAGCCGCGTTTGCCAGTTTGCCAAATAATCGCACGCCAACCAAAGAAGACTGGAACGAGCTAGCCGCTAGCTGGCAAGCACAGCTTAACGCCCGTATTCATTATTTAGAAACGCTGCGAGATTCGCTCTCAGGTTGCATAGGCTGCGGATGTTTATCATTGAATTCCTGCCCAATTTACAACCCAGAAGATGCTTTAGCCAGCGAGGGCGAAGGGGCGGTTATTTTAGAGCGTGATGCGGTTCAGAAAAAGTAATGCCAATGACTAGGCCGCAGTTTTCGTTTAGGCATAAAAAAAGCTCCTATCATCAGGAGCTTTTCGTCGTCTTAGGCGTTAGTAACGCTAAATTGATACTTAGTCAAAGCTAAATTCGATAAACGCTTTACCGTGTGCAGAGGTCAACGGAATAATAACAATTGGGCCTTCTGCTTTGTGGTTGATGGTGTGGTCTTTACCTGATACAACCATAGGTGTCGCCATATCAAACTCAAAACCTTTTTCGCTTAGCATACGCTTAGCGCCGCCAGTGACCATGTTAGTGATTTCACCGACTAAGTCAGTAATTTCTTCATTAACCACATCAGGGCCTTCACCAACCATATTTTTCATCGTCGCAATGGCTAATGATGCTTCAAACGTTATTGATAATGAGCCTTTAGCCTGGTCACTCACCATGCCAATTAAACCCGAAACGTCACCTTTAGCGACTTCGCCTTGCTTTAGCTTAGGCTTTTCCGGTGTTAGCTCCATCATTGCCATCGTAGACATTACGTTTAACATCGAAGATAAGAAAGGATTTATAAACTCTACATTCATGGAAATTACCGGGTCTTAAAGTTGGCTCAAGTGCATAATCTGGCTGCTAATTTAGCATAAATTTAACATAGGGCACTAGTTATTGTTGTTAATTGTAGCAATACGCTGTGAATTATTGAATGTCAGGCTGAATTTTGCTTTGCCACTAATAAAGTTCACCGTATTGATTTGCTTGGGATAAGTATCAACGAGTAGTTGATTTTTTACCACCAAAGGCGCAAAAAATTGATTGGCACTTGCTTCTTGATAAATGACGATTTTATCGCGAACTATTTCTAAACCAACCCAGTTTGTTTTAATTTGCGCATCGTTCATCAATAGATGAAAGTGGTTTTCAACGTATTCTTGAATGAAAGCTTCGTATTCAGGAAGCTCAGGGCTGAAGTGGATATTGCGCTGTTCGGCAATGGTGTTTTCAATGTCGTGTGCGGTTAGCTGATGAATAATCTCAAAACTGTTTGCGCTGTGATTGTGGTTAATATCAGTGATAGCGAAAAAGTATTTGTGAGCTGCAGCCGAAGCTGCAACTCCCATCATCAAAGTGGCAGTTAGCCACAAGACAATTTGACGACCAAACGATTTAGTTGGCTGTGTTGTCATTTTGCTTTTCTTCATTGCTGACTGACTTTGCGTCTACTGGTTTCAACTCTTCATTGTAGTCGCGCATCATGTCTTTTTTCTTGCGTTTGAATAAATCAAAGCGCGATTGAATTGGGCGTGCAGGCCAATAGTTGTTGTTCACATCAACATCGGCTGTTTCCCAGTTTGGATCTAGCGCAATCGCTTTAATTTCTTTGTCGCGAATTAATAGCTTCGATACTTTTTCAGGGGTTCTGCGCCAAATTTCAGCAGGAATGCGAACTTGCTCTGTGCTGTCGTCAGCATAGGTAATATCCAAGATAATGGGCATTACCAAGCCACCTTTGTTAGCGAAGTCGATAATATAGAACTTACTGTCGTTTGCTAGTAGGTCTTTTTCCCACTGCTCTAAT
The nucleotide sequence above comes from Thalassotalea euphylliae. Encoded proteins:
- a CDS encoding chemotaxis protein CheX, producing the protein MNVEFINPFLSSMLNVMSTMAMMELTPEKPKLKQGEVAKGDVSGLIGMVSDQAKGSLSITFEASLAIATMKNMVGEGPDVVNEEITDLVGEITNMVTGGAKRMLSEKGFEFDMATPMVVSGKDHTINHKAEGPIVIIPLTSAHGKAFIEFSFD
- the soxR gene encoding redox-sensitive transcriptional activator SoxR, whose translation is MLEEANWTVGRVAKRCGVKVSTLHYYERQGLIRSWRNDGNQRRYKADVLRRISVIKAAQKMGISLADIKAAFASLPNNRTPTKEDWNELAASWQAQLNARIHYLETLRDSLSGCIGCGCLSLNSCPIYNPEDALASEGEGAVILERDAVQKK
- a CDS encoding DUF6702 family protein, with the translated sequence MTTQPTKSFGRQIVLWLTATLMMGVAASAAAHKYFFAITDINHNHSANSFEIIHQLTAHDIENTIAEQRNIHFSPELPEYEAFIQEYVENHFHLLMNDAQIKTNWVGLEIVRDKIVIYQEASANQFFAPLVVKNQLLVDTYPKQINTVNFISGKAKFSLTFNNSQRIATINNNN